A window of Castanea sativa cultivar Marrone di Chiusa Pesio chromosome 1, ASM4071231v1 contains these coding sequences:
- the LOC142606253 gene encoding protein ENHANCED DISEASE RESISTANCE 2-like, with translation MCPTKQKHRNSSGARTSRSNDSISTATTTMVEWISEAVNGGSLRHVDLHTGTNGWASPPGDLFSLRSKNYLTKRTKSPSGDYLLAPAGMDWLKSSTKLDNVLARPDNRVAHALRKAQSQGKSLKAFILAVNLQIPGKDHHNAVFYFATEDPIPFGSLLHRFVHGDDAFRNQRFKIVNRIVKGPWIVKKAVGNYSACLLGKALTCNYHRGANYLEIDVDIGSSAIANAILHLALGYVTSVTIDMGFVVEGQAEDELPERLFGAVRVCQMEMSSSTVVDAVHAPPNSRGLGFAKVNHHKSGNLDDDDDK, from the coding sequence ATGTGCCCAACGAAGCAAAAGCATCGCAACAGCTCCGGAGCCCGAACCTCCCGATCCAACGATTCCATCTCCACCGCCACTACGACAATGGTGGAATGGATATCCGAAGCGGTCAACGGTGGATCCCTTCGCCACGTGGACCTCCACACGGGAACCAACGGCTGGGCTTCACCTCCAGGCGACCTCTTCTCTCTCCGCTCCAAAAACTACCTCACAAAACGAACCAAATCCCCTTCCGGCGACTACCTACTCGCGCCCGCCGGAATGGACTGGCTCAAATCGAGTACCAAGCTCGACAACGTACTCGCCCGCCCGGACAACCGTGTGGCGCACGCGCTCCGCAAGGCTCAGTCCCAAGGCAAATCGTTGAAAGCGTTCATACTCGCCGTGAATCTCCAAATTCCAGGTAAGGATCACCACAACGCTGTCTTCTACTTCGCCACAGAGGATCCTATACCCTTCGGCTCGCTCCTCCACCGGTTCGTCCACGGCGACGATGCCTTCCGGAACCAGCGGTTCAAGATCGTGAACCGGATCGTCAAAGGTCCGTGGATCGTTAAAAAAGCGGTTGGAAACTACAGCGCGTGCTTGTTAGGGAAAGCGCTGACGTGTAACTACCACAGAGGAGCCAATTACTTAGAGATCGACGTCGATATCGGAAGCTCCGCTATAGCTAACGCCATTCTTCACCTCGCATTGGGGTACGTGACGAGCGTAACGATCGACATGGGGTTTGTGGTGGAGGGGCAAGCGGAGGATGAGTTGCCAGAGAGGCTTTTCGGGGCCGTTAGGGTTTGCCAGATGGAAATGTCGTCATCTACGGTCGTCGATGCGGTTCACGCGCCGCCAAATTCGCGTGGGCTGGGTTTTGCTAAGGTGAATCACCATAAATCCGGAaatcttgatgatgatgatgataagtAA
- the LOC142621846 gene encoding uncharacterized protein LOC142621846, which translates to METKLTTEQLNTKKQYWDYNQGLAVSSNDSKWRLTGFYGHLDTSKREETWTLLESLSRLNNISWLCLGDYNEILYRSEKHGGSPRPSRQMDYFHRAINTCELRDLGFFGSPFTWSRNHPIDGRIHIRLDRALASSAWKSSFPGAIVHHLAMSTSDHSMLSVHLPSSGPRRRFTKTSFRFKAMWLRHPGCVDVVQEAWLEVLCKPDGTQLTNCLDSCRTKLSVWNKTDFGHVGRQVDRLTKKLQALERQPINNADEIHKVRKALNCWLDAENTMWHQRARSMWITDGDRNTNFFHQKASNRKQ; encoded by the exons ATGGAGACAAAACTCACCACTGAACAATTGAATACAAAGAAACAATACTGGGACTACAACCAGGGGCTAGCAGTCTCAAGCAATG ATTCAAAATGGAGACTAACGGGGTTTTACGGGCACCTAGACACAAGCAAGCGTGAGGAAACTTGGACTTTACTTGAGTCTCTCAGCCGATTAAATAACATCTCGTGGCTATGTTTGGGTGACTACAACGAGATCTTGTATCGCTCTGAAAAACATGGAGGGAGCCCACGTCCATCTAGGCAAATGGATTACTTTCACAGAGCCATTAACACATGCGAACTTAGAGACCTTGGATTCTTTGGCTCTCCATTCACCTGGTCCAGAAATCACCCAATTGACGGGCGAATTCACATTCGCCTGGATCGTGCCTTAGCCAGCTCAGCCTGGAAATCCTCTTTTCCAGGTGCCATTGTCCACCATTTAGCTATGTCCACCTCGGATCACTCCATGCTCTCGGTCCATCTTCCTAGTTCTGGACCCCGTCGTCGCTTTACTAAGACTTCGTTCCGCTTTAAAGCAATGTGGCTGCGACACCCAGGTTGTGTCGATGTCGTTCAGGAAGCATGGCTTGAAGTTTTATGCAAACCCGATGGAACCCAACTCACCAATTGCCTTGATAGCTGCCGTACTAAGCTCTCAGTGTGGAATAAAACTGATTTTGGCCACGTTGGGAGGCAAGTTGATAGATTAACTAAGAAGTTACAAGCTCTAGAGAGACAGCCTATCAATAATGCAGATGAAATTCATAAGGTCCGTAAAGCTTTGAATTGTTGGCTTGACGCGGAGAACACGATGTGGCATCAACGAGCAAGAAGCATGTGGATTACTGATGGTGACCGAAACACCAATTTTTTCCACCAGAAAGCTTCAAACCGCAAACAATGA
- the LOC142621828 gene encoding uncharacterized protein LOC142621828 produces the protein METRWVPPAFLWYKINTDAAVFSQAGTVGIGVVIWDHLGLVVVALSKKLPFPLGPLEAEAKAMDEAAFFAVDIGIRDALFESDSQAVYLTLTGTTPTHASIANIIASNHHKMHEFRTFNFSHVKRQGNRPAHLLASFAKGVDSYVTWLEETASFIESSTLHDAMYLSSPQ, from the coding sequence ATGGAAACCCGTTGGGTACCACCAGCATTCCTGTGGTATAAAATAAACACTGATGCCGCCGTCTTTTCACAAGCTGGAACGGTCGGCATCGGCGTTGTGATCTGGGACCACTTGGGTTTGGTAGTCGTTGCTTTAAGCAAAAAACTACCATTTCCACTGGGTCCGTTGGAAGCCGAAGCAAAAGCCATGGACGAAGCAGCTTTCTTCGCAGTAGATATTGGTATCAGGGACGCCCTCTTCGAAAGTGACTCACAGGCTGTCTACCTTACACTCACGGGCACCACTCCCACCCACGCTTCAATTGCCAACATCATCGCCAGCAATCACCACAAGATGCATGAATTCCgtacttttaatttttcacaTGTTAAAAGACAGGGTAATAGACCAGCACATCTCCTAGCAAGTTTTGCTAAAGGAGTTGATTCTTATGTAACTTGGCTAGAGGAAACTGCCTCCTTTATTGAGTCCTCTACATTACATGATGCTATGTATTTGTCTTCACCTCAATAA